In Helianthus annuus cultivar XRQ/B chromosome 8, HanXRQr2.0-SUNRISE, whole genome shotgun sequence, a single genomic region encodes these proteins:
- the LOC110893063 gene encoding pentatricopeptide repeat-containing protein At4g13650, giving the protein MHMVLKHQIKTTHFLLSRALSTLLNPISFLDNNFSSLNNVSTIKNHEDHDSKSFDLPLVVQLQHNSHILNKLISSCASSRSLHLGIQVHSFVLKLGFSSNVYINTALVDMYGICSAIYDAQKVFDEMPLRNVITWNSLMSGYLRARCMDVLIRLYVGMYMLGISPSHSTFSTVLVGCSELKAVGLGEQLHCLCIKFGFLSNVVVGTALLEMYWKCSNVDDSCRVFDDLPNKNVVTWTSMINGYTRNKQTDNAMRMIRKMMGLGRKVDRITYNTLLISFCDPKDMIHCEQIHCCVIKEGLESDMYLAVTLVTVYSQCGSSIEDFYKICSTCWFSSNNISCNAIIAGFVNLGNGDEALNLFMEMRQAGINIDFFTIASILKVIGVMSRLEEGTQIYALIIKSAHDSSMNIENGLISMYARCGKINEAKCIFSSMVDHDTISWNSLLSGYAQHGYAKEAIETFDQMTANKVKVKPDLTSFLIVISACSHVGWLDKGLECFELMKNESSLEPLKAEHYACVVDLYARAGYLNEAEEFINGMPIEGGPEVYRALLSGCRLHENKEIGVRLARKFVGHFPDEPAAYVLLSYILATDGYRDDSCGVHNLMCGKGIRKKPGCSWI; this is encoded by the exons ATGCATATGGTGTTAAAACACCAAATTAAAACAACCCATTTCTTACTTTCACGTGCATTATCAACCCTGCTCAACCCCATTTCATTCTTAGACAACAATTTCAGCTCATTAAATAACGTTTCAACCATTAAGAATCACGAAGATCATGATTCAAAATCATTTGATTTGCCTCTTGTGGTTCAGTTACAGCATAATTCACACATTCTTAATAAGCTTATATCCTCATGTGCGAGTTCAAGATCACTCCATTTAGGTATTCAAGTTCATTCATTTGTTTTAAAATTGGGTTTTTCTTCAAATGTGTACATCAATACCGCTCTTGTAGATATGTATGGTATATGTAgtgcaatatatgatgcacagaaggtgtttgatgaaatgcctctaAGAAATGTGATTACTTGGAACTCATTAATGTCGGGATATCTTCGTGCCCGGTGTATGGATGTTTTGATCAGGTTGTATGTGGGAATGTATATGTTAGGGATATCTCCGAGTCATTCTACCTTTTCGACTGTTTTGGTTGGCTGTTCGGAGTTGAAGGCAGTAGGATTAGGGGAACAATTGCACTGCTTATGTATAAAATTTGGGTTTCTTTCGAATGTTGTGGTGGGTACCGCATTGCTTGAGATGTACTGGAAATGTTCTAATGTTGACGATTCGTGTAGAGTATTTGATGATTTGCCTAATAAAAACGTTGTTACTTGGACCTCCATGATCAATGGTTATACACGAAATAAACAAACCGATAATGCAATGCGAATGATTAGGAAAATGATGGGTTTGGGTCGTAAAGTGGACCGCATAACGTATAATACTTTATTGATTTCGTTTTGTGACCCGAAGGATATGATCCATTGTGAACAGATACATTGCTGTGTTATAAAAGAAGGCTTAGAATCGGATATGTATTTAGCGGTTACTTTAGTGACTGTTTATTCACAATGTGGTAGTAGCATTGAAGACTTTTACAAGATTTGTTCAActtgttggttcagttct AACAATATATCGTGTAACGCCATCATTGCTGGTTTTGTAAATTTGGGAAATGGCGACGAAGCCCTTAATTTGTTTATGGAGATGAGGCAGGCGGGTATTAATATCGACTTCTTTACAATTGCAAGCATTTTAAAAGTTATAGGAGTTATGTCGCGTCTTGAAGAGGGTACACAAATTTATGCTCTTATTATTAAGTCGGCTCATGATTCGAGTATGAACATAGAAAACGGGCTTATTTCAATGTATGCAAGATGTGGTAAAATTAACGAAGCAAAATGTATATTCTCGTCAATGGTTGACCATGATACGATATCCTGGAATTCACTTCTATCAGGATATGCTCAACACGGGTATGCTAAAGAAGCTATTGAAACGTTTGACCAAATGACAGCgaacaaagtcaaagtcaaacccGACTTGACCTCGTTTCTTATAGTAATTTCTGCTTGTAGTCATGTAGGATGGCTAGATAAGGGGCTAGAATGTTTCGAGTTAATGAAAAACGAAAGTTCTCTTGAGCCATTGAAAGCCGAACATTATGCTTGCGTTGTGGATCTTTATGCTAGAGCTGGTTATCTAAATGAAGCAGAAGAGTTTATTAATGGCATGCCGATAGAAGGGGGACCCGAAGTTTATCGAGCTCTGTTAAGCGGCTGTAGACTTCATGAAAATAAGGAAATTGGTGTCCGTTTGGCAAGAAAATTTGTGGGTCATTTTCCTGATGAACCTGCAGCTTACGTGCTGTTATCATATATTTTGGCCACTGATGGTTACCGCGATGATTCTTGTGGAGTACATAATCTCATGTGTGGTAAAGGAATTCGGAAAAAACCAGGCTGTAGCTGGATATAA
- the LOC110895261 gene encoding chaperone protein dnaJ 8, chloroplastic isoform X2, with product MNTPHALSSSFSPNSNPLIFTCKLFLQNQPFFSIPICRFGYGGRLTSNFLHFPSFPLYRNLNGRKGGNYYKTLVRASSNRESPYQVLGVSPSATPAEIKRAYRKLALKYHPDVNKEADAQEKFLRIKHAYNTVLNSDSRKKYDSGNRASQTYNYKPSAEADEFYGFGDFFKDLQEEYRNWEASAPSQAKPKSLWEELAEIGEEFVEFLEKELNITGTEDETKSRYEEPAASGKGRNGNEGSKGSSIEDNIDEIEAALAQLKRELGL from the exons ATGAATACCCCCCATGCACTCTCCTCATCTTTCTCCCCAAATTCCAACCCTTTGATTTTCACTTGTAAACTTTTCTTGCAAAATCAACCATTTTTTTCCATACCCATTTGCAGGTTTGGCTATGGCGGCCGTCTCACTTCCAACTTTCTTCATTTCCCGTCTTTCCCCTTGTACAGAAATCTGAATGGAAGAAAAGGCGGAAATTACTATAAAACCCTTGTCAGAGCTAGCAGTAACAGAGAGTCTCCTTATCAAGTTTTGGGAGTTTCtccttctgctactcctgctgaGATCAAAAGGGCTTATAGGAAACTTGCTTTGAAGTATCATCCTGATGTCAATAAAGAG GCTGATGCTCAAGAGAAATTTCTGAGGATAAAACACGCATACAACACAGTGCTCAACTCTGATTCAAGGAAGAAATACGACTCTGGAAATCGCGCATCTCAAACATACAACTACAAGCCTTCTGCTGAAGCCGATGAGTTTTACGGTTTTG GGGACTTTTTCAAAGATCTGCAAGAAGAATATAGAAACTGGGAGGCAAGTGCTCCTTCACAAGCAAAACCAAAGAGCTTATGGGAGGAATTAGCT GAAATCGGGGAAGAGTTCGTCGAGTTTCTTGAAAAGGAGCTGAATATAACGGGTACGGAAGATGAAACAAAGAGTAGGTATGAAGAACCTGCGGCTTCAGGTAAGGgtagaaacggaaatgaaggtaGTAAAGGAAGCAGTATTGAAGACAACATAGATGAAATTGAAGCTGCACTTGCTCAGTTGAAAAGAGAGTTAGGGTTGTGA
- the LOC110895261 gene encoding dnaJ homolog subfamily B member 8 isoform X1 has product MNTPHALSSSFSPNSNPLIFTCKLFLQNQPFFSIPICRFGYGGRLTSNFLHFPSFPLYRNLNGRKGGNYYKTLVRASSNRESPYQVLGVSPSATPAEIKRAYRKLALKYHPDVNKEADAQEKFLRIKHAYNTVLNSDSRKKYDSGNRASQTYNYKPSAEADEFYGFGNFLRDVQISLGDFFKDLQEEYRNWEASAPSQAKPKSLWEELAEIGEEFVEFLEKELNITGTEDETKSRYEEPAASGKGRNGNEGSKGSSIEDNIDEIEAALAQLKRELGL; this is encoded by the exons ATGAATACCCCCCATGCACTCTCCTCATCTTTCTCCCCAAATTCCAACCCTTTGATTTTCACTTGTAAACTTTTCTTGCAAAATCAACCATTTTTTTCCATACCCATTTGCAGGTTTGGCTATGGCGGCCGTCTCACTTCCAACTTTCTTCATTTCCCGTCTTTCCCCTTGTACAGAAATCTGAATGGAAGAAAAGGCGGAAATTACTATAAAACCCTTGTCAGAGCTAGCAGTAACAGAGAGTCTCCTTATCAAGTTTTGGGAGTTTCtccttctgctactcctgctgaGATCAAAAGGGCTTATAGGAAACTTGCTTTGAAGTATCATCCTGATGTCAATAAAGAG GCTGATGCTCAAGAGAAATTTCTGAGGATAAAACACGCATACAACACAGTGCTCAACTCTGATTCAAGGAAGAAATACGACTCTGGAAATCGCGCATCTCAAACATACAACTACAAGCCTTCTGCTGAAGCCGATGAGTTTTACGGTTTTG GTAATTTTTTGAGGGATGTCCAAATATCATTAG GGGACTTTTTCAAAGATCTGCAAGAAGAATATAGAAACTGGGAGGCAAGTGCTCCTTCACAAGCAAAACCAAAGAGCTTATGGGAGGAATTAGCT GAAATCGGGGAAGAGTTCGTCGAGTTTCTTGAAAAGGAGCTGAATATAACGGGTACGGAAGATGAAACAAAGAGTAGGTATGAAGAACCTGCGGCTTCAGGTAAGGgtagaaacggaaatgaaggtaGTAAAGGAAGCAGTATTGAAGACAACATAGATGAAATTGAAGCTGCACTTGCTCAGTTGAAAAGAGAGTTAGGGTTGTGA